A region of uncultured Anaeromusa sp. DNA encodes the following proteins:
- the glp gene encoding gephyrin-like molybdotransferase Glp produces the protein MKKNVSLEVAQQMLLAQAVAVGERRVFLKEAAGNVLSRDVFAPLDLPPFDRSPLDGYALRAADVSQASEAQPVILQVVEEVRAGFVASQALEPGCAVKIMTGASLPDGADVVVPFEDVERKGSVVCIAEPMASGSNIIYAGEDLAAGDLAAETGTRITPPLVGLLAALGMETVPVYGKCKVALFSTGDELVEPPQALQPGQIYNSNLHSLHAYCQVLGAETVLFNTTVDEENAIAARLEEALLQADLVVTTGGVSVGDYDLLPAALGKVGATFFFHGLDMKPGSPAMGAVWRGKPILALSGNPAAALIAFELLGTPLLKQMLGWKNVLPQRVDVILDDDFTKVSAQRRFVRVRLAAQGTQLHAKLAGSQSNGALQSMAVSNALLDVPAGSGPLKAGKVVEAVLTGPLA, from the coding sequence GTGAAGAAAAATGTGTCTTTGGAAGTGGCGCAGCAGATGTTGTTAGCGCAAGCGGTGGCTGTCGGGGAGCGTCGGGTTTTTCTGAAGGAAGCGGCTGGAAACGTGCTGAGCCGGGATGTGTTTGCGCCGCTGGACTTGCCTCCTTTTGACCGTTCGCCTTTAGACGGCTATGCGCTGCGAGCGGCGGATGTCAGCCAAGCCTCCGAAGCGCAGCCGGTAATCTTGCAGGTTGTGGAAGAGGTGCGGGCGGGATTTGTCGCCTCTCAAGCGTTGGAACCCGGCTGCGCCGTTAAGATCATGACCGGCGCGTCTTTGCCTGACGGAGCCGATGTGGTAGTGCCCTTTGAAGACGTGGAACGTAAAGGCAGCGTGGTGTGCATTGCGGAGCCAATGGCAAGCGGCAGCAATATCATATATGCTGGTGAAGACCTTGCGGCAGGAGACTTGGCAGCTGAAACAGGTACTCGTATAACGCCGCCCCTGGTGGGGTTGTTAGCCGCCTTGGGTATGGAAACGGTTCCTGTTTACGGGAAGTGCAAGGTAGCTCTCTTCAGCACGGGGGACGAGCTGGTAGAACCGCCGCAAGCGTTGCAGCCGGGACAGATATATAATTCCAATCTACATAGCCTGCATGCTTATTGCCAAGTGCTGGGGGCGGAAACCGTGTTGTTCAATACGACTGTTGATGAGGAGAATGCGATTGCGGCGCGCCTAGAAGAAGCGCTGTTGCAGGCTGACTTGGTGGTGACCACTGGCGGCGTATCGGTAGGAGACTATGATTTGCTTCCGGCGGCTTTGGGGAAAGTCGGCGCGACGTTTTTTTTTCACGGTTTAGATATGAAACCGGGTTCGCCAGCCATGGGGGCTGTTTGGAGGGGGAAGCCGATCTTGGCTCTTTCCGGTAATCCAGCAGCGGCTTTAATCGCTTTTGAGCTTTTGGGAACACCGCTGCTGAAACAAATGTTAGGCTGGAAAAATGTTCTGCCGCAGCGAGTTGACGTTATTTTAGATGATGATTTTACGAAGGTCAGCGCACAGCGCCGTTTTGTGCGGGTGCGACTGGCGGCGCAGGGGACGCAGCTGCATGCCAAACTGGCGGGTTCGCAGAGCAACGGGGCGTTGCAGTCTATGGCTGTGAGCAATGCTTTGCTGGATGTGCCAGCAGGCAGCGGTCCCTTGAAGGCAGGCAAGGTAGTCGAGGCAGTATTGACAGGCCCGTTAGCGTAG
- a CDS encoding molybdopterin-binding protein, whose product MKTIKTQDALGTVLCHDITKIVPGAFKGPAFRKGHIVTEEDIPELLTLGKDHLYVWELQDGFVHENDAALRLTAAVRGGGLTATKPEEGKVSLLAEQDGLLLIDEERLLRLNLLGEVAVATRSQERTVKKGDIVAGIRVIPLVLAEEKMQEAEAIGAEADVISVQPFRPCKVGIVTTGNEVYYGRIVDCFGPVVQAKVEAFGCNVARQVLVPDSVEKIAQAVQALLAEGCQLILTTGGMSVDPDDVTPAGIRLAGAQVVSYGAPVLPGSVFMMAYLGTVPVLGLPGCVMYNSTTIFDLVLPLVLAGREVTRERIARWGVGGLCLNCETCRFPDCSFGA is encoded by the coding sequence ATGAAAACCATTAAGACGCAGGATGCGCTTGGAACCGTTCTGTGTCATGACATAACAAAGATTGTGCCAGGAGCGTTTAAAGGACCGGCGTTTCGCAAGGGACATATTGTGACGGAAGAAGACATTCCGGAGCTTTTGACGTTAGGTAAGGACCATCTATATGTATGGGAGCTGCAAGATGGGTTTGTGCATGAAAATGACGCTGCTCTGCGTCTGACGGCGGCGGTGCGCGGCGGCGGTCTTACAGCGACAAAGCCGGAAGAAGGCAAGGTAAGTCTTCTTGCCGAACAGGACGGGCTGTTGCTTATTGATGAGGAGCGCTTGCTGCGTTTGAACTTGCTGGGCGAAGTGGCGGTAGCTACCCGCAGCCAGGAACGGACCGTAAAAAAGGGTGATATAGTGGCTGGGATTCGCGTGATTCCGCTGGTACTTGCAGAAGAAAAAATGCAGGAGGCGGAGGCCATCGGTGCGGAAGCAGACGTGATTTCCGTGCAGCCCTTTCGGCCTTGCAAAGTGGGTATTGTTACAACAGGGAACGAAGTCTATTACGGCAGAATTGTTGATTGTTTTGGACCGGTTGTTCAAGCAAAGGTGGAAGCCTTTGGCTGCAACGTGGCGCGGCAGGTGCTTGTACCGGACTCGGTGGAGAAAATTGCGCAAGCAGTGCAGGCGCTGCTTGCGGAAGGCTGCCAGTTGATTTTGACCACGGGCGGCATGTCTGTGGACCCGGATGATGTGACACCTGCCGGTATTCGTCTGGCCGGAGCGCAAGTTGTCTCCTACGGGGCGCCGGTTTTGCCTGGCTCGGTATTCATGATGGCGTATCTAGGTACAGTGCCTGTATTGGGCTTGCCAGGCTGCGTCATGTACAACAGTACGACTATTTTTGACTTGGTGCTGCCGCTGGTTTTAGCAGGAAGGGAAGTAACCAGGGAGCGAATCGCCCGCTGGGGTGTAGGTGGTTTGTGTCTAAACTGCGAGACGTGTCGTTTTCCAGATTGTTCTTTCGGTGCGTAG
- a CDS encoding DUF1904 family protein, with translation MPQLIFKGLPGKDVQAFSTALIDELEKIIDCPRDYFTLEVPASTYYFDGQQTAVSPLVQVNWFDRGQDVQDRTAEAITRHIRLAGYTQVDVFFIPLQELRYYENGVHF, from the coding sequence ATGCCGCAGTTGATATTCAAAGGCCTTCCCGGGAAAGACGTCCAAGCCTTCAGCACCGCCTTGATCGATGAACTAGAGAAAATCATCGATTGCCCTCGAGATTACTTTACTTTGGAAGTTCCGGCTTCAACCTATTATTTTGACGGACAGCAAACCGCTGTATCACCGTTAGTGCAAGTCAATTGGTTTGATCGCGGTCAAGACGTGCAAGACCGTACAGCCGAGGCGATTACCCGGCATATCCGCCTGGCCGGATACACCCAAGTCGATGTTTTCTTTATCCCCTTGCAAGAGCTTCGGTACTATGAAAACGGCGTTCATTTCTAG
- a CDS encoding penicillin-binding transpeptidase domain-containing protein, producing the protein MKYWCKVLVWLALFQGMVLGQVLAAPSEVGEDLSDCFQGFSGTFVLYDLEADRYIIYNEKQSRKRLSPCSTFKIPNSLIGLETGALDKEDVFTLKKWDGTRYDFPYWNHDHTLASATKESVVWYFRELASDIGAVRMQRYLQDIDYGNADISGGLTRFWLGSSLQISAQEQVRFLARLERGELPFSQETRAIVYKNITIAEKNGGVLMGKTGSRLQDGHWTLGWFVGLVKKTGGTYVFATNIESVDGAMGGKAREISLAVLKKMNVM; encoded by the coding sequence ATGAAATATTGGTGTAAAGTATTGGTATGGCTGGCTCTTTTTCAGGGGATGGTTTTAGGGCAGGTATTGGCCGCTCCTAGTGAGGTAGGCGAGGATCTGTCGGACTGTTTTCAAGGATTTTCAGGGACCTTTGTGTTGTATGATCTGGAGGCGGATCGGTATATCATTTATAATGAAAAGCAGAGCCGTAAGCGGTTGTCTCCTTGTTCGACCTTCAAAATACCCAACTCTTTGATTGGTCTGGAAACGGGAGCCTTGGATAAGGAAGACGTATTTACCTTGAAAAAATGGGATGGGACCCGTTATGATTTTCCCTATTGGAATCATGATCACACGTTGGCGTCGGCTACGAAGGAGTCGGTTGTCTGGTATTTTCGAGAATTGGCGAGCGATATCGGCGCTGTAAGAATGCAAAGATATTTGCAAGATATCGACTATGGAAATGCAGATATTTCAGGCGGTCTGACTCGATTTTGGCTGGGTTCTTCTTTGCAAATATCAGCTCAAGAGCAAGTGCGTTTTTTGGCGCGCTTAGAGAGGGGAGAACTGCCATTTTCCCAAGAAACGCGGGCTATTGTTTATAAGAATATCACTATTGCAGAGAAAAATGGCGGAGTTCTTATGGGGAAAACCGGCTCGCGGTTGCAAGATGGACATTGGACGTTAGGGTGGTTTGTTGGTTTGGTGAAAAAAACGGGAGGAACCTATGTTTTCGCAACCAATATAGAGAGCGTGGATGGGGCAATGGGCGGTAAAGCCCGAGAGATCAGCCTGGCGGTATTGAAGAAAATGAATGTAATGTAA
- a CDS encoding molybdenum cofactor guanylyltransferase, which translates to MAVSGIVLAGGRSLRMGTDKRQLAWGRYTLLEQAVCRLRGLTDDVVVVGGLDGACCLSGVRQVEDQYVGRGPLGGIHAGLLAAKHEAAIVLSCDMPFVTAKLAAFLVAKSDGVAAVTPRSGGRVEPLCAVYARSCLAVIEDLLQAGENQVRQVFCKVNTCYVEEAELQLFGEVKQLFFNLNTPQDWQEALRRKEEGHGG; encoded by the coding sequence ATGGCGGTAAGCGGCATTGTGTTGGCAGGAGGACGCAGCTTGCGTATGGGGACGGATAAAAGGCAGCTTGCTTGGGGGCGGTATACGTTGCTCGAACAAGCCGTTTGCCGGCTGCGAGGCCTTACAGATGATGTGGTTGTTGTTGGCGGTCTGGATGGTGCCTGTTGTCTGTCGGGAGTTCGGCAAGTGGAGGACCAGTATGTGGGACGTGGACCGTTGGGCGGCATTCACGCCGGACTGTTGGCAGCAAAACACGAGGCAGCGATCGTTCTTTCTTGTGATATGCCTTTTGTAACAGCGAAATTGGCTGCATTTTTGGTAGCTAAGAGTGACGGCGTTGCTGCGGTAACTCCGCGCAGTGGAGGGCGGGTTGAACCCTTATGCGCGGTATATGCTCGTAGCTGTCTCGCTGTTATCGAAGACTTGCTGCAAGCGGGGGAAAATCAAGTGCGGCAAGTTTTTTGCAAGGTTAACACCTGCTATGTAGAAGAAGCGGAATTGCAGCTATTTGGTGAGGTGAAGCAGCTGTTTTTCAACCTAAATACGCCGCAAGACTGGCAAGAGGCTTTGCGACGCAAGGAGGAAGGGCATGGCGGCTAG
- a CDS encoding sodium:solute symporter family protein — translation MNIAFLIVCLYIVLLFAISYYAKRRSAGSATNYVLAGRKLTTPLITVSIVGLAVGGASTIGVAEQAYKVGLSAGWYTTAWGIGAIVMGLLVAKKYRELNITTIPELLGRYYDKKGMIAGIACQIIVQLVVMSLQYIAGGSILCALMPEIFTMTTGMLTSAAVFIGITSLGGMWSASLSNLLNVSLKYIGIILATIVGVTQVGGLNKLQLQLPQNIPYMDFFDGVGITGIITWIVVLVTVNLSLQSIIQISLGAKDVRTAQRGFIIGGLMMLPIGFVSALMGVMAKAMFPDVSPALALPKAIMSLDPILAGITLAALWAADVSTACNLLLSSATLFSQDIYKKFVNPNVSEQNFLRITKGAVVLLGLLTLTLAMTISGIISTLMIGLSLMAAFSVIVLFTLFAPRFCRKNSAFNTIITGVIVLVLWQTVPAVHILPHVIYLEWLACLGTFFLTYALDRENIAVVEEECA, via the coding sequence ATGAATATTGCTTTTTTAATCGTTTGTCTTTATATTGTACTCTTATTCGCAATCAGCTACTATGCGAAACGCCGCTCTGCCGGATCGGCGACAAACTATGTCCTGGCCGGGCGTAAACTGACGACCCCTTTAATTACCGTCTCCATCGTCGGCCTGGCCGTCGGCGGCGCCTCAACCATCGGCGTGGCCGAACAAGCCTATAAAGTAGGCTTGTCTGCAGGCTGGTACACCACCGCCTGGGGCATCGGCGCCATTGTTATGGGCTTGTTGGTAGCCAAAAAATATCGCGAACTCAACATTACCACTATCCCGGAGCTTCTGGGACGCTACTATGACAAAAAAGGCATGATTGCTGGTATTGCTTGCCAAATCATCGTACAGCTTGTCGTTATGTCCTTGCAGTACATCGCTGGCGGCAGCATTCTCTGCGCTCTTATGCCGGAGATCTTCACCATGACCACAGGTATGCTGACCAGCGCCGCTGTATTCATCGGCATTACCTCCTTAGGAGGCATGTGGTCCGCCAGCCTTTCCAACTTGCTCAACGTCAGTCTGAAGTACATCGGCATCATTTTAGCTACTATCGTAGGAGTCACCCAAGTTGGCGGTCTTAATAAGCTCCAATTGCAGTTGCCGCAAAACATTCCTTATATGGATTTTTTTGACGGCGTCGGCATTACAGGTATTATCACCTGGATTGTAGTCCTTGTTACCGTTAATCTTTCGTTGCAAAGCATTATCCAGATTTCCTTGGGCGCTAAAGACGTACGCACTGCCCAGCGCGGCTTCATTATCGGCGGCTTGATGATGCTGCCCATCGGCTTTGTGAGCGCCCTCATGGGCGTCATGGCTAAAGCCATGTTTCCCGATGTCAGCCCTGCTTTAGCTTTACCGAAAGCCATTATGTCCCTGGACCCGATATTGGCAGGCATTACCTTAGCCGCCCTCTGGGCCGCCGACGTTTCCACCGCCTGCAACCTGCTGCTCAGTTCAGCCACTTTGTTTTCTCAAGACATTTATAAAAAATTCGTTAATCCCAATGTCAGCGAGCAAAACTTCCTGCGCATCACCAAAGGCGCAGTTGTCCTTTTGGGTCTTTTGACGCTGACCTTAGCTATGACCATCAGCGGCATTATCAGCACTCTTATGATTGGCCTCAGCCTGATGGCGGCTTTCAGCGTTATCGTGCTGTTCACTCTGTTCGCTCCCCGATTTTGCCGCAAGAATTCGGCGTTCAACACCATTATCACCGGCGTAATCGTTCTTGTCCTTTGGCAGACCGTACCGGCGGTACACATTCTGCCGCATGTGATTTACCTCGAATGGCTAGCCTGCTTAGGTACGTTCTTCCTTACCTACGCGTTAGACCGCGAGAACATTGCTGTCGTCGAGGAAGAATGCGCCTAA
- a CDS encoding DUF2000 domain-containing protein: MKLVMVINRDLPLGLVANTAAVLGISLSKIYQEDIVGGDITDADGNLHLGITAHTIPILSASREQVKEIREAMFEPAFVEVAAIDFSEAAQRCLNYEQYIRSLAQLSAEELFYLGVCMYGPKKKVNKLTGSLPLLR, from the coding sequence GTGAAACTTGTCATGGTAATTAATCGTGATTTGCCGTTGGGCCTAGTGGCTAACACGGCAGCGGTGCTGGGCATTAGCCTCAGCAAAATCTATCAGGAGGATATTGTCGGCGGCGACATTACTGATGCCGATGGAAACTTGCATTTGGGCATTACGGCGCATACCATTCCGATTTTGAGTGCGAGCCGAGAGCAAGTAAAAGAAATTCGCGAGGCTATGTTTGAACCGGCTTTTGTAGAAGTGGCGGCGATTGATTTTAGTGAAGCAGCCCAGCGTTGCCTGAACTATGAGCAATATATACGGAGTTTAGCGCAACTATCTGCGGAAGAACTGTTTTATTTGGGCGTCTGCATGTACGGCCCTAAGAAAAAGGTGAACAAGCTGACAGGCAGTCTGCCGCTGCTGCGGTGA
- the mobB gene encoding molybdopterin-guanine dinucleotide biosynthesis protein B — MAASKIPIVSFVSACSGAGKTTLLEKVVVILKQRGLRLAVIKHDAHRFEMDHPGKDTWRLAQAGADVVVISSPEKVALLEKVTGEKSLDEVAAMISGVDLILTEGFKQGGKLKIEVYRAAMQTPLCSSAEELLAIAGDTSLPGVPCYALDDAAGVASELLRYLETVKLTKSMIKKTGALQVGLVLFSQVEELDFIGPFETLSYANKIRPNSIQMHLVAERNEPVWAFNGLRLLPDCTLAQCPDLDIVIAPGGKGRLAAMKNPVIQEFLRRQAVQARYMTSVCTGAFLLAEAGLLQGKRATTYHTAMEELAAYGVKTEVSKVVQDGKVITAGGVSSGLELGLYLLRLCFGLELAREVARKIEYEAGLDFLANLPQKQV; from the coding sequence ATGGCGGCTAGCAAAATCCCGATCGTTTCTTTTGTATCGGCTTGTTCCGGGGCCGGCAAGACTACCTTGTTGGAAAAGGTTGTGGTTATTTTAAAACAGCGTGGCTTGCGTTTGGCAGTAATCAAGCATGATGCACATCGTTTTGAGATGGACCATCCAGGCAAGGACACCTGGCGCTTGGCGCAAGCAGGAGCCGATGTCGTTGTCATTTCCTCACCGGAGAAGGTAGCTCTGCTGGAAAAAGTAACTGGTGAAAAATCCTTGGATGAAGTGGCGGCTATGATTTCCGGTGTGGATCTTATCCTTACGGAAGGCTTTAAACAAGGTGGCAAACTCAAAATTGAAGTATACCGCGCTGCAATGCAAACACCTCTGTGTAGTTCGGCGGAGGAATTGCTGGCAATTGCCGGTGATACGTCCCTGCCGGGCGTTCCTTGCTACGCTCTAGATGATGCGGCTGGGGTTGCATCGGAGTTACTGCGCTATCTGGAGACCGTTAAACTGACAAAAAGCATGATAAAGAAGACGGGCGCTCTGCAAGTAGGGCTTGTGCTGTTTTCGCAAGTGGAAGAGCTTGACTTCATAGGACCCTTTGAAACACTCAGTTATGCTAATAAAATACGGCCCAATTCTATTCAAATGCATTTGGTAGCGGAAAGAAACGAGCCGGTTTGGGCATTTAACGGACTGCGGTTGTTGCCGGATTGTACGCTGGCGCAGTGCCCGGATTTGGATATCGTTATTGCTCCCGGCGGTAAGGGGCGTTTGGCGGCGATGAAGAATCCAGTTATTCAGGAGTTTTTGCGGCGACAGGCAGTGCAGGCTCGATATATGACTTCCGTGTGTACAGGAGCGTTTTTATTGGCTGAAGCAGGGCTGCTTCAAGGTAAACGGGCGACTACCTATCATACGGCCATGGAGGAGTTAGCGGCTTATGGCGTGAAAACGGAAGTGAGCAAAGTAGTTCAGGACGGAAAGGTGATTACTGCTGGCGGCGTCAGTTCCGGCTTGGAGCTGGGGTTGTACCTGTTGCGACTTTGCTTTGGCCTCGAACTGGCGAGAGAAGTCGCACGGAAAATTGAATATGAAGCCGGCTTGGATTTTTTGGCTAACCTGCCGCAGAAACAAGTATGA
- a CDS encoding molybdenum cofactor synthesis domain-containing protein, whose amino-acid sequence MKSYEMAILVLSDKGARGEREDLSGPAVREVLGEQYPVVYYKMIPDEKEQIIRELCYICDELAPPLLVTSGGTGFSERDVTPEATVEVVEKLTPGIPEAMRFYGMQKTPKAMLSRAVAGIRGKTLIINLPGSVKGVKESLEAITPALAHGLGILRGDAQECGQSSAKKPAAVLAVNRSEKKGEIKVPIAKGYFAVDCGLQGDAHAGDWHRQVSLLGYESFEKIRQLGVTDLEPGVFAENLTTEGIELFTLPVGTRLQIGEVLLEVTQIGKECHLGCAIREKTGDCVMPREGIFAKVLAPGWIAPGDLIEIVS is encoded by the coding sequence ATGAAATCTTATGAAATGGCGATTCTGGTTTTGAGTGACAAGGGCGCGCGCGGCGAGCGAGAAGATCTGAGCGGCCCGGCTGTCCGTGAAGTATTAGGCGAGCAGTATCCTGTGGTGTACTATAAAATGATCCCCGATGAAAAAGAGCAGATTATCCGGGAACTTTGCTATATTTGTGATGAACTAGCGCCGCCTTTGCTGGTTACTTCGGGCGGGACTGGTTTTTCCGAACGGGATGTTACACCGGAAGCTACTGTGGAAGTCGTGGAAAAGCTTACTCCAGGTATTCCAGAGGCCATGCGCTTCTACGGTATGCAGAAAACGCCGAAAGCGATGCTTTCTCGGGCGGTAGCTGGTATTCGGGGCAAGACGTTGATTATCAATCTGCCTGGTAGTGTGAAAGGCGTGAAAGAGTCATTGGAAGCCATTACCCCGGCGCTGGCTCATGGGCTGGGAATTTTGCGCGGCGATGCTCAAGAATGCGGGCAATCTAGTGCGAAAAAACCAGCTGCGGTGTTGGCGGTGAATCGCAGCGAGAAAAAAGGGGAAATCAAGGTTCCCATTGCTAAAGGATACTTTGCGGTGGACTGCGGTCTGCAGGGCGACGCTCATGCCGGAGACTGGCATCGGCAGGTGAGCCTCTTGGGTTATGAGAGTTTTGAAAAGATCCGACAATTGGGCGTAACCGATTTGGAACCAGGCGTTTTCGCCGAGAATCTCACGACAGAAGGCATAGAACTCTTTACGTTGCCTGTGGGGACTCGTCTCCAAATTGGCGAGGTGTTGCTGGAAGTGACGCAGATCGGCAAAGAGTGCCATTTAGGTTGCGCTATCCGCGAAAAAACGGGAGACTGTGTTATGCCCAGGGAAGGCATTTTTGCTAAAGTGTTGGCGCCGGGCTGGATTGCTCCAGGAGATTTGATTGAGATTGTATCGTAA
- a CDS encoding N-acetyltransferase family protein, with the protein MTEVVFREMQEEYLDAVLEIYLHYVLNTTATFHARPLTRKDMRDIVFFENEKYKTFVIFREEELCGYVLLTQHKKREAYDTTAEVTVYLKPGCIGGGLGSLGLQHLEQYARKQGIHVLVATICGENEKSIRLVERNGYFRCAHYKEVGLKFGQYLDIVGYQKILV; encoded by the coding sequence ATGACGGAGGTTGTTTTTCGAGAAATGCAGGAAGAGTACTTGGATGCGGTGCTAGAAATTTATTTGCACTATGTGCTCAATACGACGGCGACGTTCCATGCGCGGCCGCTGACACGGAAGGATATGCGAGATATTGTATTCTTTGAAAATGAAAAATATAAAACCTTTGTTATTTTTCGCGAGGAAGAACTTTGCGGCTATGTGTTGTTGACGCAGCACAAAAAAAGAGAAGCCTACGATACGACGGCGGAAGTGACGGTGTATTTGAAGCCAGGCTGCATTGGGGGCGGACTGGGAAGTTTGGGCCTGCAGCATTTGGAACAATATGCCCGAAAGCAAGGGATTCATGTGCTGGTAGCTACGATTTGCGGCGAAAACGAAAAAAGCATTCGCCTAGTAGAACGAAACGGCTATTTTCGCTGCGCTCATTATAAAGAAGTAGGCCTTAAGTTCGGGCAATACTTAGATATTGTGGGGTATCAAAAGATTTTAGTGTAA